One stretch of Ornithinimicrobium ciconiae DNA includes these proteins:
- a CDS encoding helix-turn-helix transcriptional regulator, whose protein sequence is MSAPITTYIHGADPISQAGVVSQLRGRPEVRIVEEARLDQATVAIVVTETIDESATRILHGLRRGDLPHLIVVATAIDDAGLVTAAESGVAGLIRRLDATPENLVRVITRVNSGEGEVPGDMLGRLMTQLGRLQRQVLTPRGLTFTGLTPREVQVLRLVADGHDTSEIAQELCYSERTVKNVLHDLTTRLQLRNRSHAVAYALREGLI, encoded by the coding sequence GTGAGTGCACCAATCACCACCTACATCCATGGCGCGGACCCGATCTCCCAGGCTGGCGTCGTCAGCCAACTGCGAGGACGACCCGAGGTCCGGATTGTCGAGGAGGCGCGTCTCGACCAGGCGACGGTCGCGATCGTCGTCACCGAGACTATCGACGAGTCCGCCACCCGCATCCTGCACGGGCTGCGCCGCGGCGACCTGCCCCATCTGATCGTCGTCGCCACCGCGATCGACGACGCCGGTCTCGTCACGGCCGCCGAGTCCGGGGTGGCTGGCCTGATCCGGCGCCTCGATGCGACTCCCGAGAACCTGGTCCGGGTCATCACCCGGGTGAACTCCGGCGAGGGCGAGGTGCCCGGCGACATGCTGGGGCGGCTGATGACCCAGCTGGGTCGGCTGCAGCGCCAGGTGCTCACCCCGCGCGGGCTGACCTTCACCGGTCTGACTCCTCGTGAGGTCCAGGTTCTGCGGCTGGTGGCCGATGGCCACGACACCTCCGAGATTGCCCAGGAGCTGTGCTACAGCGAGCGCACCGTCAAGAACGTCCTCCACGACCTGACCACGCGGCTGCAGCTGCGCAACCGCTCACACGCGGTGGCGTATGCGCTGCGCGAGGGTCTGATCTAG
- a CDS encoding dynamin family protein gives MSESLASRVGAVIDRAADRAPSLEVSQELQALRARLDGPLRLAIAGRVKAGKSTLLNALVGENLAPTDAGECTRVVTWYSYGPAPRVVLHPVDGPPRDRPFRRDDGSLSIDLGGVAPEQIDHLDVRWPTRRLQGLTLVDTPGIASISTEVSARTHRALTGEVGQVAVADAVLYLLRHAHASDMNFMEAFRDRQVTEGTPVNTVGALSRADEIGSCRLDSMQVAARVAQRYAEDPRVRRLCPTVVPVNGLLGHAAATLRESEFASLAAIARLPQTEVAALLLTADRFGRSEAPHDPGPVPRQHLLGRFGLFGVRVGVQLIASGRVRNASELADGLLQRSGLQELRALLAVQFTERSRLLRAQSVLAGLRSVLQRGDWPEAADLLGGVERLVSSSHELEELHLLGELRTGALSLPTDRAESLERLFGGAGTGAATRLGVPDGPPEALRQEAVAQLDSWHRVARHPLTSRQLHVLCQSAVRSLEALLDGDLATRS, from the coding sequence GTGTCGGAGAGTCTGGCGAGCCGGGTCGGGGCGGTCATCGACCGTGCGGCCGACCGGGCGCCGAGCCTCGAGGTGTCCCAGGAGTTGCAGGCACTGCGGGCGCGGCTCGACGGTCCGCTGCGACTGGCCATCGCCGGCCGGGTCAAAGCCGGCAAGTCCACCCTGCTCAACGCCCTGGTCGGAGAGAACCTGGCGCCCACCGATGCGGGCGAGTGCACCCGCGTCGTCACCTGGTATAGCTACGGCCCGGCACCACGGGTGGTCCTGCACCCGGTTGACGGGCCGCCCCGCGACCGGCCGTTCCGACGTGACGACGGGTCGCTGAGCATCGACCTCGGTGGGGTCGCCCCGGAGCAGATCGACCATCTGGACGTGCGCTGGCCCACCCGGCGGTTGCAGGGGCTGACACTCGTTGACACCCCCGGCATCGCGTCCATCTCCACGGAGGTCTCCGCCCGCACCCATCGTGCCCTCACCGGTGAGGTCGGCCAGGTCGCGGTCGCCGACGCGGTCCTCTATCTGCTGCGGCACGCCCACGCCAGCGACATGAACTTCATGGAGGCCTTCCGTGACCGGCAGGTCACCGAGGGCACGCCGGTGAACACCGTCGGGGCACTGTCCCGGGCCGACGAGATCGGCTCCTGTCGGCTGGACTCGATGCAGGTGGCCGCGCGGGTGGCGCAGCGCTATGCCGAGGATCCGCGGGTGCGTCGGCTCTGCCCCACCGTGGTCCCGGTGAACGGGTTGCTCGGGCACGCTGCCGCCACCTTGCGGGAGTCGGAGTTTGCCAGCCTGGCGGCGATCGCTCGCCTCCCGCAGACGGAGGTGGCGGCCCTGTTGCTCACGGCAGACCGGTTCGGTCGCAGCGAGGCGCCGCACGACCCAGGCCCCGTGCCACGGCAGCACCTGCTCGGACGGTTCGGCCTGTTTGGGGTGCGGGTCGGAGTCCAGCTGATCGCGAGTGGCCGGGTGCGCAATGCCTCCGAACTGGCCGATGGCCTGCTGCAACGGTCCGGGCTGCAGGAGCTGCGTGCCCTGTTGGCGGTGCAGTTCACGGAGCGCAGCCGGTTGCTCAGGGCGCAGTCCGTGCTCGCCGGGCTCCGCTCGGTGCTGCAGCGAGGGGACTGGCCCGAGGCTGCGGACCTGCTCGGCGGAGTCGAGCGCCTGGTGTCCAGCTCGCACGAGCTGGAGGAGCTGCACCTGCTCGGGGAGCTGCGCACCGGGGCGCTGAGTCTGCCCACGGACCGAGCCGAGTCCCTGGAGCGGCTCTTCGGCGGCGCCGGCACCGGTGCGGCGACACGCCTGGGGGTGCCGGACGGGCCGCCCGAAGCGTTGCGACAGGAGGCGGTGGCCCAGCTTGACTCCTGGCACCGCGTGGCGCGGCACCCCCTCACGAGTCGGCAGCTTCATGTCCTGTGCCAGAGCGCCGTGCGCAGTCTCGAGGCGCTGCTGGACGGCGACCTGGCCACGAGGTCCTAG
- a CDS encoding dynamin family protein yields the protein MATPAAAETSDGALAPVARVLDTIDRGAQLAHEQGRPDLVEHLEAARTRLRQGTATVAVVGEFKQGKSTLVNALLQTAVCPVDADIVTAVPTVVSHGETVGVTAYLQPVGDGPVRPVAASLSEMRELVAAHPGEGGQRYVEVHLPHRMLRAGLRLIDTPGVGGLDSAYGQLALGALQTADGALFVTDASQELTQPELDFLRSATERCSATALVVSKTDLYPEWRRIVALNTDHLRSAGIDVPVLPVSSFLRLRATTDPALNEEAGFAPLVAHLAAVVQGQAGRAAEQASAEVDFVAEHLAAATRAERAVLAEPVRSEEVIEDLGRTRQRAAGLAAASASWKVALADGVQDLIADVDHDLQQRLRAVLHEVEGVIDSGDPLDTWSDTEVWLRRQVATAVLANRDLLQSRATDLAADLAADFELTGGAFALRLRGLSDVTETASLPDAAEIALRPGRLQSVMMVTRTTTFGPMLILGVAGLFGIAMPIVGVAAAAVGAGLGKRALREETDRVRSGRRAQAKAAARKYVEEVSFVLSKESRDSLRVTQRQLRDDFQARAEVLEASLAAAHRAAQQASVLPPEQRAARSRELTTHTDRLTQLSTPAGAGRAAG from the coding sequence GTGGCCACACCAGCCGCCGCCGAGACCTCGGACGGTGCGCTGGCCCCGGTGGCCCGAGTCCTGGACACCATCGACCGGGGAGCGCAGCTGGCTCACGAGCAGGGGCGCCCGGACCTGGTCGAGCACCTCGAGGCGGCCCGCACCCGTCTCCGGCAGGGCACCGCCACCGTGGCCGTCGTGGGCGAGTTCAAGCAGGGCAAGTCGACCTTGGTCAACGCCCTGCTGCAGACCGCTGTCTGTCCGGTGGACGCCGACATCGTCACGGCGGTGCCGACCGTCGTGAGCCACGGGGAGACGGTGGGCGTCACGGCATACCTCCAGCCGGTCGGGGACGGCCCGGTGCGTCCGGTCGCAGCGTCCCTCAGCGAGATGCGCGAGCTGGTCGCCGCGCACCCCGGCGAGGGCGGGCAGCGCTATGTCGAGGTGCACCTGCCGCACCGGATGCTGCGAGCGGGGCTGCGGCTCATCGACACCCCGGGGGTGGGCGGGCTGGACTCGGCCTACGGGCAGCTGGCACTGGGTGCGCTGCAGACGGCCGACGGTGCGCTCTTTGTCACGGATGCCTCCCAGGAGCTGACCCAGCCGGAGCTGGACTTCCTGCGCTCGGCGACAGAGCGATGCTCCGCCACCGCGCTGGTGGTCAGCAAGACCGACCTCTATCCAGAGTGGCGCAGGATCGTGGCTCTCAACACCGACCATCTGCGCTCCGCCGGGATCGACGTGCCCGTGCTGCCGGTGTCCTCGTTCCTGCGGCTGCGGGCCACGACCGACCCGGCCCTGAACGAGGAGGCAGGCTTCGCCCCGCTCGTGGCCCACCTCGCGGCAGTGGTGCAGGGGCAGGCAGGACGGGCGGCCGAGCAGGCCTCGGCCGAGGTGGACTTCGTGGCCGAGCACCTCGCCGCCGCAACGCGAGCCGAGAGGGCTGTGCTCGCTGAGCCGGTCCGCTCCGAGGAGGTCATCGAGGACCTGGGGCGGACCCGACAGCGAGCGGCCGGTCTTGCGGCGGCCTCGGCCAGCTGGAAGGTGGCGCTCGCGGACGGGGTGCAGGACCTCATCGCGGATGTGGACCACGACCTGCAGCAACGCCTGAGGGCGGTCCTGCACGAGGTGGAGGGCGTGATCGACAGCGGTGACCCCCTGGACACCTGGTCGGACACCGAGGTCTGGCTGCGCCGCCAGGTGGCGACGGCGGTGCTGGCCAACCGTGACCTGCTGCAGTCGCGGGCGACGGACCTCGCCGCGGACCTGGCGGCGGACTTTGAACTGACCGGTGGCGCGTTCGCGCTCCGGCTGCGGGGGCTGAGCGATGTGACCGAGACCGCCTCGTTGCCGGACGCGGCTGAGATCGCGCTGCGGCCCGGTCGGCTGCAGTCGGTCATGATGGTGACCCGCACCACGACCTTCGGCCCGATGCTGATCCTCGGCGTCGCAGGGCTGTTTGGCATCGCGATGCCAATCGTCGGGGTGGCAGCGGCCGCCGTCGGCGCCGGCCTGGGCAAGCGGGCACTGCGGGAGGAGACCGACCGGGTGAGATCCGGGCGGCGGGCACAGGCCAAGGCGGCGGCCCGCAAGTATGTCGAGGAGGTCTCTTTCGTGCTCAGCAAGGAGAGCCGGGACAGCCTGCGGGTGACCCAGCGGCAGCTGCGCGACGACTTCCAGGCCAGGGCCGAGGTGCTGGAGGCCTCGCTGGCAGCGGCACACCGGGCAGCCCAGCAGGCCAGCGTTCTGCCGCCGGAGCAGCGGGCGGCCAGGTCCCGTGAACTGACGACACACACGGACCGCCTGACGCAGCTGAGCACCCCTGCGGGTGCCGGCCGGGCTGCAGGCTGA
- a CDS encoding zinc ribbon domain-containing protein, with protein sequence MNDVCTGCGEPNPPGTQFCLFCGIYLGWDDGPDAPEGRQPVRESAPVRDEGDITAPLSDPTAPLPTAPVPGAGGRQGSAADVSAAGPRGEGRLSAVAPDPPLAATNGACPSCGRPNGAERRFCGHCGQVLAAGAPARRQEPRRRSWWQRMLRSDTRQARQAYRRSLPPLYRWRRVGVTALVAVVVFGGLAAVGRNPAGWTIDRWYDVTNRLDPIRDVSAQAVPEESVVGDHHPNGLLDADALTAWVTGWTPPQTRPACGEGRGGRVVLTFPATRVRELRVATGVTDASERPLQHIPTQLDVQLPDGSCQVVQLTRTPDPQEVPFDTGVPVGRLTISIGEAHTGDDERVQDVAGLSQLTLLARPSR encoded by the coding sequence GTGAACGACGTCTGCACCGGGTGTGGGGAGCCCAACCCACCGGGCACCCAGTTCTGTTTGTTCTGTGGCATCTATCTGGGTTGGGACGACGGGCCGGACGCGCCCGAGGGCCGCCAACCTGTGCGCGAGTCCGCCCCAGTCCGTGACGAGGGGGACATCACCGCACCACTGAGCGACCCCACTGCACCGCTTCCGACGGCGCCCGTCCCAGGAGCAGGTGGGCGCCAGGGGTCAGCGGCGGATGTCTCTGCTGCGGGCCCCCGTGGGGAGGGGAGACTCTCGGCTGTCGCACCGGACCCGCCCCTGGCTGCCACCAACGGCGCCTGCCCCAGTTGTGGTCGGCCCAACGGGGCGGAGCGCCGTTTCTGCGGTCACTGCGGTCAGGTCCTGGCGGCCGGCGCGCCCGCCCGTCGACAGGAGCCGCGACGGCGCAGCTGGTGGCAGCGGATGCTGCGGTCCGACACCCGGCAGGCCCGACAGGCCTATCGGCGCAGCCTCCCCCCGCTCTATCGATGGCGCCGGGTCGGGGTCACCGCCCTCGTCGCCGTGGTGGTCTTCGGTGGGCTGGCCGCTGTGGGCCGAAACCCCGCCGGTTGGACCATCGACCGGTGGTATGACGTGACCAACCGCCTCGACCCGATCCGGGACGTCAGCGCGCAGGCAGTCCCGGAGGAGTCTGTCGTCGGGGACCACCATCCCAACGGCCTCCTCGACGCCGACGCCCTCACCGCGTGGGTCACCGGGTGGACCCCACCGCAGACACGTCCGGCCTGCGGTGAGGGCCGTGGCGGCCGGGTGGTGCTGACCTTCCCTGCCACGCGGGTGCGGGAGCTGCGGGTCGCCACCGGGGTCACCGACGCCTCTGAGCGACCCTTGCAGCACATCCCGACGCAGTTGGACGTCCAGCTCCCGGACGGCTCCTGCCAGGTCGTGCAACTCACGCGCACCCCGGACCCGCAGGAGGTGCCCTTCGACACGGGGGTGCCCGTCGGCCGCCTGACGATTAGCATCGGCGAGGCGCACACCGGCGACGACGAGCGGGTGCAGGACGTCGCCGGGCTGAGCCAGCTCACCCTGCTCGCCCGCCCGTCCCGCTAA
- a CDS encoding fibronectin type III domain-containing protein yields MADPVVELEPVVAVVEPGGQTRVVVTVVNESSIVEGYRVEVLDDVGGHGRDVSGPASWSEVLPAEGTRSADGDGVDLTVYPGQQGVVVVVLSPPTGTRVPGGRCPFAVRVTSVVDPGASTVVEGDLEVGKVSALQAKLVPVTSTGRWSGRHTVELSNWGNTPARLRVVAEDPDRALGFLVDPDLVELPVGASAPVRLKVRTRNPQLRGTPARLPFTVRAEPADVVPGQQPPLLAPGVPAPETATVDGAFNQKPILTTGVVLGAGLALACVAGLAAYGLMQRGEAAPTFQELGVPDTPQVTVDAAGPASVRVSWVPIEQVEGYKLLQFDDQGAVSGETLLAPELGATVVDGLEPEQEYCFTVAAVRGEVQSPQSQPECATTEQEAVAPTTPEPTTDDPGETTAEDPSAETPTDPGEGGVTQEPTDAPTEGGETGTTAPLPAPVPPIDGPSETPTVEPPPFAPGEWAAVLGVFVVEGLAETQATELASALIAEEVEAVAVSTDDFPDLGVTRPGWLVLSEGYATSAEALSACQELNAELPDLVQFCNPPVQPISP; encoded by the coding sequence GTGGCTGATCCGGTGGTTGAGCTCGAGCCGGTCGTGGCCGTCGTCGAGCCGGGGGGGCAGACCCGCGTCGTGGTCACAGTGGTCAACGAGAGCAGCATCGTCGAGGGATACCGCGTCGAGGTGCTCGACGATGTCGGGGGACACGGTCGGGACGTGAGTGGGCCCGCCTCCTGGTCGGAGGTGCTGCCCGCCGAGGGCACCAGGAGCGCTGACGGTGACGGGGTTGACCTGACGGTCTATCCGGGCCAGCAGGGCGTTGTCGTGGTTGTCCTGTCCCCACCCACCGGCACCCGGGTGCCCGGGGGACGCTGCCCCTTCGCCGTGCGGGTCACCTCGGTCGTCGACCCTGGGGCCAGCACCGTGGTGGAGGGCGACCTCGAGGTCGGCAAGGTATCTGCGCTGCAGGCCAAGCTGGTGCCGGTGACCTCCACCGGGCGGTGGAGCGGCAGACACACGGTGGAGCTGTCCAACTGGGGGAACACTCCCGCCAGGTTGCGCGTGGTGGCCGAGGATCCCGACCGTGCCCTGGGCTTTCTCGTGGACCCGGACCTGGTCGAACTGCCTGTCGGGGCGTCCGCACCCGTGCGGTTGAAGGTCCGCACCCGCAACCCGCAGCTGCGTGGCACTCCGGCGCGCCTGCCCTTCACGGTGCGGGCCGAGCCGGCAGATGTGGTCCCTGGGCAGCAGCCTCCTCTGCTGGCTCCCGGCGTGCCCGCGCCCGAGACGGCGACTGTCGACGGCGCCTTCAACCAGAAGCCGATCCTGACGACCGGCGTCGTGCTGGGGGCAGGTCTGGCGCTGGCCTGCGTCGCCGGCCTGGCGGCATACGGGCTCATGCAGCGGGGCGAGGCGGCCCCGACGTTCCAGGAGCTCGGCGTGCCGGACACCCCGCAGGTCACCGTGGACGCGGCCGGGCCGGCCTCGGTGCGGGTGAGCTGGGTCCCCATCGAGCAGGTCGAGGGTTACAAGCTCCTGCAGTTCGATGACCAGGGCGCCGTCTCCGGGGAGACGCTGCTGGCACCGGAGCTCGGCGCGACGGTGGTGGACGGCCTCGAGCCGGAGCAGGAGTACTGCTTCACGGTCGCGGCGGTGCGGGGTGAGGTCCAGTCGCCGCAGTCGCAGCCGGAGTGCGCCACCACCGAGCAGGAGGCGGTTGCCCCCACCACGCCGGAGCCCACCACGGACGATCCGGGGGAGACCACCGCGGAGGATCCCTCGGCCGAGACACCCACCGACCCCGGTGAGGGCGGTGTCACGCAGGAGCCGACGGACGCCCCAACCGAGGGTGGGGAGACCGGCACCACCGCGCCCCTGCCCGCGCCCGTCCCGCCGATCGACGGACCCAGCGAGACGCCGACCGTGGAGCCGCCACCGTTTGCCCCGGGGGAGTGGGCAGCGGTGCTGGGCGTCTTCGTCGTGGAGGGCCTGGCCGAGACGCAGGCCACTGAGCTGGCAAGCGCCCTCATCGCCGAGGAGGTGGAGGCCGTGGCCGTCTCCACCGACGACTTCCCCGACCTCGGAGTCACCCGGCCCGGCTGGCTCGTGCTCTCCGAGGGCTATGCCACCTCCGCCGAGGCGTTGAGCGCCTGCCAGGAGCTCAACGCCGAGCTGCCCGACCTGGTGCAGTTCTGCAACCCACCGGTGCAGCCGATCAGCCCCTGA
- a CDS encoding DUF4255 domain-containing protein: protein MIHEVDAAVKSLIEREATGTKDVEVVFDAPTKEWSGRRSAPTIDVYLYDIREDLRRRSRGMINEYSPDQVVIGRQLPPRHFKLSYLITAWTARPEDEHRLLAHLLESFLRFDLVPPDLLTGSLAEATSPVAMTIALPPPEDRSFADVWTALGGELKPSLDLVVTAPLATRQGFTTGPPVQEPPRVGLEGVHGWPSPQAPHNAETRRAERRPAMKRTSRTKKP from the coding sequence GTGATCCACGAGGTGGACGCCGCCGTCAAGTCGCTCATCGAGCGGGAAGCGACCGGCACGAAGGACGTCGAGGTTGTCTTCGATGCCCCGACCAAGGAGTGGTCGGGGCGCCGCAGCGCGCCCACGATCGACGTCTACCTCTATGACATCCGCGAGGACCTGCGACGACGGTCGCGGGGCATGATCAACGAGTACTCACCAGACCAGGTCGTGATCGGGCGGCAGCTGCCCCCACGCCACTTCAAGCTCTCTTATCTGATCACCGCCTGGACCGCCCGCCCCGAGGATGAGCACCGGTTGCTGGCCCACCTGCTGGAGAGTTTCCTGCGCTTCGACCTCGTGCCACCGGATCTGCTCACCGGCTCCCTGGCAGAGGCCACCAGCCCCGTCGCGATGACGATCGCCCTGCCGCCTCCGGAGGACCGCTCGTTCGCTGACGTCTGGACGGCCCTCGGCGGTGAGCTGAAACCCTCGCTCGACCTCGTGGTCACCGCCCCGCTGGCCACCCGGCAGGGATTCACCACAGGACCCCCGGTGCAGGAGCCGCCACGGGTGGGTCTGGAGGGAGTCCACGGCTGGCCGTCACCGCAGGCTCCGCACAACGCTGAGACCCGACGGGCCGAGCGCCGCCCCGCGATGAAGCGCACCTCCCGGACGAAGAAGCCATGA
- a CDS encoding ATP-binding protein: protein MTGAEPSRPMSPPSPDLAYLHARLAVIEDRVRALVQHRQADDPAPEDPFRGLYVSDETAVRLLATPAADPGVDTRTVGQAEELGDRLEGSGHPLSLRRLARSAGLDDLDLDLVLATLLPDLDSRFERLYGYLNDDVSRRRATTGLALAVVGAAPDDVDARARLSPSGGLVRQGLLHVEDGDRPFLTRALRVPDRVTAHLLGSVEPAPELAPYLLDPHPYPVPLAARLGRALTSGARLLHLREHTPGTGTSVGAAAFAEVGLGAIALDLSQVPGHPAPDELIRTACREAIFSDAGLVAGPVEALARAAPEALRMLTTAATPVILTGADTWDPQWSTQAPLSMTVSPLDPAERAEVWAQHLGADLAALDGLAEHLVLAPAQVARAVAAARTAAAADGTSLGREHLQVGVQAQNAAGLERLARRIRPEVGWEDLVVTPAVGTALRDVTARARHRHTVLTAWRMRRGGGRGVGITALFGGESGTGKTMAAEVIAHDLGLDLYTVNLATVVDKYIGETEKNLERIFTEAAGVSAVLFFDEADAVFGKRSSVKDAHDRYANIESAYLLQRLESFDGLAVLATNLRANIDEAFTRRLDAIIDFPAPTEELRRELWSRCLAPPLPVTDDLDLDFCARSFELAGGDIRSASTTAAYLAAAAGRPVGMGDLVSAVQQEYRKLGRLVLEREFGDYLGLVR from the coding sequence ATGACGGGGGCCGAGCCCTCGAGGCCGATGTCGCCACCCTCTCCGGACCTGGCCTACCTGCACGCCCGGCTGGCCGTCATCGAAGACCGGGTGAGAGCCCTGGTGCAGCACCGACAGGCTGACGACCCGGCGCCGGAGGATCCCTTTCGCGGGCTCTATGTCAGCGACGAGACCGCCGTCCGCCTGCTCGCCACGCCCGCTGCGGACCCCGGCGTCGACACCAGGACCGTGGGCCAGGCGGAGGAGCTGGGAGACCGCCTGGAGGGCTCTGGTCACCCGCTGTCGCTGCGTCGGCTGGCCCGATCCGCAGGGCTGGACGACCTGGACCTGGATCTGGTGCTGGCCACCCTGCTGCCCGATCTGGACAGTCGCTTCGAACGGCTCTACGGCTACCTCAACGACGACGTCAGCCGACGACGGGCGACCACCGGCTTGGCGCTGGCGGTGGTGGGGGCGGCACCCGATGACGTCGACGCCAGGGCGCGCCTGAGCCCGTCCGGTGGTCTCGTGCGGCAGGGCCTGCTGCACGTCGAGGACGGAGACCGGCCGTTCCTGACCCGCGCACTGCGCGTCCCGGACCGGGTCACCGCCCACCTGCTCGGGAGTGTGGAGCCGGCACCGGAGCTGGCGCCGTATCTGCTGGACCCCCATCCGTATCCGGTCCCGTTAGCGGCCCGACTCGGGCGGGCCCTGACCTCAGGGGCACGCCTGCTCCACCTGCGCGAGCACACCCCTGGGACCGGCACCTCGGTCGGCGCTGCGGCCTTCGCCGAGGTCGGTCTGGGCGCGATCGCGCTGGATCTCAGCCAGGTGCCAGGTCATCCGGCACCGGACGAGCTGATCCGCACGGCCTGCCGGGAGGCGATCTTCAGCGACGCCGGCCTGGTCGCCGGTCCCGTCGAAGCGCTGGCCAGAGCGGCACCGGAGGCGCTGCGGATGCTGACCACCGCCGCGACTCCCGTGATCCTCACCGGTGCCGACACCTGGGACCCGCAGTGGTCGACGCAGGCTCCGCTGAGCATGACTGTGAGCCCGCTCGACCCCGCCGAGCGGGCCGAGGTGTGGGCGCAGCACCTAGGCGCCGACCTGGCGGCCCTCGACGGGCTGGCCGAGCATCTCGTCCTGGCCCCTGCCCAGGTGGCCCGTGCCGTGGCCGCTGCCAGGACTGCGGCCGCGGCGGACGGCACCTCCCTGGGACGAGAGCACCTCCAGGTCGGCGTCCAGGCCCAGAACGCCGCTGGCCTGGAGCGGCTGGCGAGGCGCATCCGCCCAGAGGTCGGCTGGGAGGACCTGGTGGTCACCCCCGCGGTGGGGACCGCCCTGCGGGACGTGACCGCCCGGGCGAGGCACCGGCATACGGTCCTGACTGCCTGGCGGATGCGTCGAGGCGGTGGGCGTGGGGTGGGGATCACCGCGCTGTTCGGGGGCGAGTCCGGCACCGGCAAGACGATGGCGGCCGAGGTCATCGCCCACGACCTGGGACTGGACCTCTACACGGTCAACCTGGCCACGGTGGTGGACAAGTACATCGGGGAGACGGAGAAAAACCTGGAGCGGATCTTCACCGAGGCCGCTGGGGTCAGCGCAGTGCTCTTCTTCGACGAGGCCGACGCCGTCTTCGGCAAGCGCAGCTCGGTGAAGGACGCGCACGATCGATACGCCAATATCGAGAGTGCCTACCTGTTGCAGCGGCTGGAGTCCTTCGACGGGCTCGCCGTCCTGGCCACCAACCTGCGGGCCAATATCGACGAGGCCTTCACCCGGCGACTCGATGCGATCATCGACTTCCCGGCCCCGACCGAGGAGCTGCGCCGCGAGCTGTGGAGTCGCTGCCTGGCGCCCCCGCTGCCGGTGACGGACGACCTGGACCTGGACTTCTGCGCCCGCTCCTTCGAGCTCGCGGGTGGCGACATCCGCTCGGCGAGCACGACCGCGGCCTACCTGGCCGCCGCCGCCGGACGCCCGGTGGGCATGGGTGATCTGGTGAGCGCGGTGCAGCAGGAGTATCGCAAGCTGGGTCGACTCGTGCTGGAGCGTGAGTTCGGCGACTACCTGGGTCTGGTGCGCTGA